One Brachionichthys hirsutus isolate HB-005 unplaced genomic scaffold, CSIRO-AGI_Bhir_v1 contig_886, whole genome shotgun sequence DNA window includes the following coding sequences:
- the LOC137914096 gene encoding pleiotrophin-A-like, whose protein sequence is MNGQKQWTRVAVMALLVLTVMAAERGKAEKQGKKERKSDCGEWQWSVCVANEGDCGLGTREGTRTGTECRQTIKTQRCKIPCNWKKKFGGECKYDFQAWGECDPATGKKNRTGVLKRALMDATCAATVTATKPCGKIPKTKLQDAKKQKKEGKKRERTQKD, encoded by the exons ATGAATGGACAGAAGCAATGGACCCGAGTGGCTGTGATGGCGCTCCTGGTGCTGACGGTGATGGCAGCTGAAAGAGGCAAAGCCGAGAAGCAAG GGAAGAAGGAGCGTAAATCAGACTGCGGGGAGTGGCAATGGAGCGTGTGCGTCGCCAACGAGGGAGATTGTGGACTCGGCACCAGGGAGGGAACGCGCACCGGCACCGAGTGCAGGCAGACCATCAAAACCCAACGCTGCAAGATTCCCTGCAACTGGAAGAAGAAATTTGGAG GGGAATGCAAGTATGACTTCCAGGCTTGGGGAGAGTGCGATCCTGCGACGGGCAAGAAGAACAGGACGGGCGTTCTGAAGCGAGCCCTTATGGATGCAACCTGCGCCGCAACCGTCACAGCCACCAAGCCCTGTGGGAAAATCCCAAAGACCAAGCTGCAAG ATGCAAAGAAGCAAAAGAAGGAAGGCAAGAAACGAGAGCGCACCCAAAAGGACTGA